The Mycoplasmopsis caviae sequence TATTTAACTCTTGACTTTGACACTTTGGCCATTAAAACACATTGAAAATAAGGCTCATATACATAGTATATGAATTTTTTATTTTTTCTTGTAATTCTAGTAAAACATAGTATAATATAATTATGTTTGTTAAAGTTATTAGAGTTAGAAATAAAGAATATGTTAATATTGTGAAAAGTTATTGAGATAAAGAAAGCAAATCTTGTAAACATAAGGTTGTCCAAAATTTGGGATTATTATCCAAATTAGAAGAAAACGATCCTAATTTTTTAGAAAACCTGAGAAATGAATTTAAAAAGTATTCAAAAGATAAGGAAGAAAAGAAGTACTTTTAGGCAGAATGCTTGGGACATTTAAAGATGTTTTATCTGACGATAGCATTGACGGTGAATATGATATTAGAGATGAAAACAAGATACACAATAAATATCAGAATGAATTAGAAGTTTTAAATTATGGCAATTTAATACTAAACAATGTTTACCGAAAGTTAGACCTAGATAAATATTTTGAGAAATCAAAGAATATGAAGAGAATCAAATACGATTTGAACAATATTGTCCAAAATTTAGTCGCAATGAGATTTTTAAAACCTTGTTCAAAAAGTAAAACATTTAATATTTTTGATGAGTATACAATAAAGAATGATGACACCCTTAAATCAATCCACAGAAGCCTTGAAATTTTGTGTGATGAAAGGCTAGATATCATTGAACATATCAACAAAAAATTAGCCAAACTATTTGATAGAAACCTAAAAGAAACATTTTACGATGTTACAACTGTTTACTTTGAAAGTATAGAAAAAACGATTTGTTAGATTACGGGTTTTCTAAGGATGCAAAAATTAATAATGTACAGGTTGTTCTTGGGATGATGATTGATGCTTATGGAATTCCAATTGCCTACAAATTGTTTGCCGGAAATACAAGTGATTTTAAAACTTTTGTCCCTTTTATAAAGGAAGTTAAGGAAAAATTAGGTATTGAAAATATTACTGTTATTGCAGACAGAGGATTAAACTCTGGTCCTAATCTTTTAGAACTTAAAAAGATGGTTTTGAGTTCATAATGTCTCACAAAATTAAAGGAAATAAGAACCTTGTTCCTGGCATTATAGACCTTGCTACATATGAGCAAGCAACTGATGGTTTTTATGTAAAAAGCACCATTAACTAAAAAAATTAAGGATGAATTAGGACTTGATAATTCATTAGATGGAAATTTAATTTTAAGTTTTTCAGAAAAAGAAGAAAAAAGATCAAAGTGATAGAGAAAGACTGATTAAAAAGCCAAAAGTTGTGTTGAAAAAATGGCTCAAAAGCCATGAGTGAATTAAAAAAGTGGCAAAAAATATGTCAACTATTCTGTTGGAGAAATTTCATTAAATGAAGAAAAATTATAGATGATGCAAGATGAGATGGATTTTACGGAATATATACAAGCAACAAAAATTTAAGCATTGAAACAGTAATAAGAACATATTCAAATTTATGAAAGATTGAAGAATCATTTAGGATTTTAAAAACAACTTTTGAAACTAGACCAGTTTATTTGTCAAAAGAAAAAACAATTGAAGGACATTTTATGATTTGTTATTTAGCATTAGTTATTGAAAGATTCATAGAATTTTCATTAAGTTCATTGGCTAATAACAGTTTAACAACCGACAGAATTGTTGATGCATTGAGAAAGGTAAAAATAGTACTTATTGAGAGTTTAGACAAGAAAGAAAAATACTTTTTAAGAGTTAGAGAACCAGAAGATTACACAAATTTAAGAGAATCATTAGGTTATCAAATAATTCCTAAATGGGGAAAAGTCGATGAATTAGGCCCTGTTTTACTAGAATCTAAATAATAGACTTTCCATAAAAACCTATTTTATAGACTTTTTTAAAAAATGAATTTCTAAAGTGTCAAAGTCAAGAAAAAGTTATGATTACATTCATGGCCGGCCTAGTAGTATGTGCTCTAATATTAGCAATACACCAACACGGTAAATTTAACTAATTTAATTATTTAACTTTTAAGACTTTTTTCCCAAAAACCTGTCAAACAGGTTTTTAGAAAAATTACAAATTTTAAAAAATACCTGTGCTTATTTAAGTAAACACAGGTATTTTTTATAAGGTTTTTTCAAATTCTTTTGTTTGTTTGATTTCCTCAAGAATATCTTGCAATTTTTTATCAGGATTATTTGATGCAGTAGCAACAACCAATGATTCAACAAATGGACCATTTACCAAATGAACATTATTTCGACCACACATTTCAATAGCCATTTGAGTGTTCATTAGTGAAGAACCTAACTCACAAAAAACAAGAACATTTTCACTTGGTTCAATTGAATTAATAGCTTCCATAATAATTGTTGAATCTGTGCCATATTCACTTGAGTCTTTTAAACCAGAAGCATTAATAATCTTAAAGTCTGAATACTTCATTATGCTTGCTAATTTTATAGTCTCTTCAGCTAATGCTTTATTATGACTAACAACTACAAAATGAATCACTTAGATCTCCTTAAAAATTGTTTCTAAAATAATTAACATTGTCAGCGAACCAGGGTCATGAGTACCTTTGCTTCTTTCTCCTAGATAACTTGCTCGACCTTTTGTTGCAATTAAATCTTTTGATTTTTCAAAATTTTCACGTGCAATTTTTAAAGAAGATTCAAAAGCTACTTTGAATTCAGTGCCATTGCTAATTAGTTTGTGAAATTCTGCGACAAAAGGACTTAAAATATCAACGAAAGTTTTTTCTCCAACATGTGCCTTACCTCGTTGTTCAATTCCTATTGAGGCTTCCAAAAGCATTTTGTCCAATGTTTGCTCTTTTGCTGCTTTCATAAATGCAGTAGCAAGAAGAGGACCAGATGAACCCCCAACTTTTGACATAAGTGTCATAGCACAAGAATTTAAAACTTCAGCAACACTTTTCGATTCAAATTTTGGAAGATCTTGTTGAATTTGCGAGAAACCACGCTTAATATTAATTCCATGGTCTCCATCGCCAATTAAACGATCTAATTCAGTTAATTCATCAGCTCTTTCAATTAAGTTTTTAGAAATTTCATTTAATACGTGTAATACTTTTTTTGTTTCCATAATTAAAACATACTGTTTTCTACTTTAAAGTCTAAATATTTCTTAGTTGTTTTACTTAATTTCAAAATACTAATTGAAAAACCTGGCATTTCAAGAGATGTCATATAGTTTCCTACATATGATTTATGGATTTTAACACCCTTAGCTTCAAGTTGCATATTAACATCTCTATTAATTATGTTTAATTCCATTAAAGTTGTGCCACCTAAACCATTTACAAGAACTGCGACTTCTTCACCATTTAGATTAACTTCTTTAAGCAGTCTTTCCAACATGTCGCTTACATGTTCGCTTGCTTTCTTAAGTTTTTCTTTTGCAGTTCCTGGTTCACCGTGGATACCAAGGCCCATTTCAATTTCATCCTCAGCAAGTTCAAAACTCTTCTTGCCACTTGCCGGAATTGTTGCTCCACCTAATGACATACCAATTGTTTTAACATTATCAATAACTTCTTGTGCAATTTTCTTTACAGTTGATAGATTTTTTCCATCTTCTGCAGCACTACCAGCAATTTTGTGTACAAAAACTGTACCAGCAACTCCACGACGGCCAACAGTATATAAACTATTTTCAACTGCAATATCATCAGCAACAATAACTTCTTCAACTTTTGTGCCATTAGCTTCTGCCATTTCAGCTGCCATTTCGAAGTTCATTACATCCCCTGTATAGTTTTTGATTACAAGTAATGTTCCTTCTTTTGTAGAAACTGTTTCAATAGCCTTAAGAATTTGGTCAGGTGTTGGAGAAGTAAAAACTTCCCCTGAAACAGCTGCATCTAAAAGACCATAACCAACAAAGCCAGCATGGGCTGGTTCATGCCCTGCACCACCACCCGATATCAATGTTACTTTGTTTGTTTTCTTTGCTCTAGCAATAACATTGAAGTCAGGAACTTTTTTAAGATCCTTTCTAGCATAAACAAGACCTTCTAACATTTCAGGTACTACATTTTCAACTTGATTAATTAGTTTTTTCATATTTATCTCCTATACATTTTGTTAATATTTTACTCTTTTTAATAGGCACATTTTTTAATTGGTAATTATGTAATGGTTTTATTTTATTTTGTCCACCCTGTTTTTATCTTTTATTTTGTCCATTTTTAGGTTTCAATTATTATTTTAAAAAGGAGAATTTAAATTATGGAAAATCTTGTAATTAAAACCAGATTTCAAGCAGTTGATACAGGTAAAACAACTGATTATGAAGATAAAAAAATTTTAGATTTAAAAAATTCAACAATATTGAAATAGACCAAATGCAGAAATATCAAAAATATTAGGAAAATTGGGTTGTAGAACATCAACAAAAACAATTAAAAGATATAGAAATCAAATATTGATTGCATCTACAAATAACCAAGATGCAATCAGTATATCACATGGTAATAAAAATAAACTTAGGGGTGTGAAAGTAAGTGATTCAGTTATTATTGATTTAACTAATAGATATTATGAATTAGTGGAACATATTGAGAAGATATCAAAAGGTGATCTTAGTGTAGCCTTGTTGCATTTTTACAATAATGAGTCTTACTAATGATGAAAAAAATTGTTGCCTTTCACTACCTTTTATAAAAGAATGCTTAGACTTGGTTATTGTAGTTCATATGCAACGAGAAAAGTAAAAAATGGGCTAAGAGAAGAAGAATGTTTTTAGAAAACGGTCAAGATATTTCTAAAATCGAGGCACAGTTTATTAAAATTTATGAAAAAATTCTAAATAAAAATCCATTAAAAGGCGTTTACCAAAATAAAAGTTCTGACTATGATTTTGGGCAAATTATTGAAATTGATGCAACACCACTTCATCTTTTTGGAGAAAGTAAGAAGTACCATATTTATAATGCTGTTGATACGGCAACAAAATGTTTGTTAGCAATCTGAATTGACATTGAGGAAACAACAATTGGATATCAAAATCTTCTAACACAATTATTTAAAAGGTATGGCATTCCACAAGTAATAA is a genomic window containing:
- a CDS encoding transposase, producing the protein MLDYGFSKDAKINNVQVVLGMMIDAYGIPIAYKLFAGNTSDFKTFVPFIKEVKEKLGIENITVIADRGLNSGPNLLELKKMVLSS
- the dhaM gene encoding dihydroxyacetone kinase phosphoryl donor subunit DhaM, which codes for MIHFVVVSHNKALAEETIKLASIMKYSDFKIINASGLKDSSEYGTDSTIIMEAINSIEPSENVLVFCELGSSLMNTQMAIEMCGRNNVHLVNGPFVESLVVATASNNPDKKLQDILEEIKQTKEFEKTL
- the dhaL gene encoding dihydroxyacetone kinase subunit DhaL, encoding METKKVLHVLNEISKNLIERADELTELDRLIGDGDHGINIKRGFSQIQQDLPKFESKSVAEVLNSCAMTLMSKVGGSSGPLLATAFMKAAKEQTLDKMLLEASIGIEQRGKAHVGEKTFVDILSPFVAEFHKLISNGTEFKVAFESSLKIARENFEKSKDLIATKGRASYLGERSKGTHDPGSLTMLIILETIFKEI
- a CDS encoding DDE-type integrase/transposase/recombinase; translated protein: MFLENGQDISKIEAQFIKIYEKILNKNPLKGVYQNKSSDYDFGQIIEIDATPLHLFGESKKYHIYNAVDTATKCLLAIWIDIEETTIGYQNLLTQLFKRYGIPQVIITDRRRTFEVQIVQEQIWKKH
- the dhaK gene encoding dihydroxyacetone kinase subunit DhaK; translation: MKKLINQVENVVPEMLEGLVYARKDLKKVPDFNVIARAKKTNKVTLISGGGAGHEPAHAGFVGYGLLDAAVSGEVFTSPTPDQILKAIETVSTKEGTLLVIKNYTGDVMNFEMAAEMAEANGTKVEEVIVADDIAVENSLYTVGRRGVAGTVFVHKIAGSAAEDGKNLSTVKKIAQEVIDNVKTIGMSLGGATIPASGKKSFELAEDEIEMGLGIHGEPGTAKEKLKKASEHVSDMLERLLKEVNLNGEEVAVLVNGLGGTTLMELNIINRDVNMQLEAKGVKIHKSYVGNYMTSLEMPGFSISILKLSKTTKKYLDFKVENSMF
- a CDS encoding IS1634 family transposase translates to MSELKKWQKICQLFCWRNFIKWRKIIDDARWDGFYGIYTSNKNLSIETVIRTYSNLWKIEESFRILKTTFETRPVYLSKEKTIEGHFMICYLALVIERFIEFSLSSLANNSLTTDRIVDALRKVKIVLIESLDKKEKYFLRVREPEDYTNLRESLGYQIIPKWGKVDELGPVLLESK